The following are encoded in a window of Prochlorococcus marinus str. MIT 1013 genomic DNA:
- a CDS encoding response regulator transcription factor, protein MTLIPADQLATEQIQGSSSGSSPIQATTQSPSKVLVVEPHPTLRTVLVQRLRQDGQLAAAVGSAEEAVDLCRDQSPDLLVSAEILEKSSALRLAQQLGCSVIVLTARTGVEPVVGLLDDGADDVLRKPFGLEELAARCRTLLKRGRIGLQERVAVGPLEVHLLLRQVTLREKPVELSPREFALLCALLMPPGMVRSRHELLRMAWPPFSGGPRSVDTQVLTLRRKLEQAGLGDGGGITTVRQQGYRFSLDNLPS, encoded by the coding sequence GTGACATTAATACCTGCAGATCAGCTTGCTACTGAGCAAATTCAAGGATCCTCCTCAGGTTCTTCTCCTATTCAAGCAACCACGCAATCACCCTCCAAGGTGCTTGTTGTAGAACCACATCCAACTCTCAGGACTGTTTTGGTTCAAAGGCTCAGGCAAGATGGACAGCTGGCCGCAGCAGTAGGTTCTGCTGAGGAGGCAGTTGACCTTTGTCGTGACCAATCACCAGATTTATTAGTTAGTGCTGAGATATTGGAAAAAAGTTCAGCTCTTCGACTTGCACAACAATTGGGATGTTCTGTGATCGTTCTAACAGCAAGAACAGGAGTTGAACCCGTTGTTGGCCTTTTAGATGATGGAGCCGATGATGTTTTAAGGAAACCTTTTGGCCTAGAAGAATTAGCTGCTAGATGCAGAACTTTACTTAAAAGAGGAAGAATTGGTTTGCAAGAACGTGTCGCGGTTGGTCCTCTTGAGGTTCACCTTCTCCTCAGGCAAGTCACCTTGCGAGAAAAGCCTGTCGAACTGAGTCCTAGGGAATTTGCTTTGTTGTGTGCCCTGTTGATGCCACCTGGAATGGTAAGAAGCCGCCATGAGCTACTTAGAATGGCTTGGCCTCCATTTAGTGGTGGACCTCGTTCTGTTGATACGCAGGTTTTGACGCTTCGAAGAAAACTAGAACAAGCAGGTCTCGGTGATGGAGGAGGAATTACAACTGTTCGTCAGCAAGGTTACAGGTTTAGCCTTGATAACCTTCCTTCATAA
- a CDS encoding exodeoxyribonuclease V subunit gamma — translation MLTIYRSNKAEWLAEILGQELRLNPPEITEEVNIIVSTWPSSRWLSEKLSIINNINALVKYPFPGTYLRRLVKRIIGIDPNEKDPWEKNHLVWDILEFLPELMKKEEAQIIKSWLKKSEKENKQINMNSWDLANNIAEIFDDYILYRPEIIKQWLSKKKKNVTRDISVNKNLLWQEILFNLLHDKINKDPFCIQVEKAINVLKKGDISKLSYPKNLYIYGLSSMAPLQIDLIQAFSKVINIRIYLISPCNDLWQRLETRRMQFRNTWNTPPDRQWLLESPRLEAFLGRMGAEFQQLLEGSGEYQLGERNEEDIFSLTADITANKGNKPNLLEQLQQELLFTKSGKILTKEKSDKSILFLKSPGKYRQVELIRDHILQLFAHNKKLQPRDILIMTPQIDSYAPIFSSVFNNIDHNTTQLPWVITDRSQEDKVGLIHFVLNLLEVSASRLTASIFENLLSNPALQKQQQISNEEVSGITKSLQSAGFTWGLDSSERFGEETHSLCWCLERFLLGLVLPDDPINGIRNISPFSENISNTEFIKVWGILSKLCNYIDELRSKRSCKKWIKLITSLVKDLFGDGGKWAWEEQQLLTIVNNWGLITDNCELEIDCLVVKDIISKALSSSNGKFGHRTGKITISALEPMRAIPHQIIIVMGLESRTFPRIDNRRSFNLLERKRELGDPNQYDKDRYSLLEALISTRQNLLLSWNSKDEKTGEDIEPPSPIQQWLNYLRIKLGANIFKDILIEPPANPLDHFNFIKTENSQIMSCDRKNLEAREWIEKAIPTKKVSLGLPINWTEANGNKLKSYSFEKIKEWLLNPQITWLKENEIQSKEFVNLIEDNDLLELSELERYKLLKYRLENSDLTKVNDIKNNKNYWQKTYSGKGVFPPKGSGIIEEDLIEERWNNLISAIYATGEITKKSIEMQELEGDFYFGGKNLIQIEVGSLKYKTLMNGWLNHLYLSANSSFNSKTLIISKKLDYRKKINFTVSKEILPIDAKEASKTLRGINLLAVEGRKNCWPIPPESGLAYAIAKNEQNKNEQDLFKNKWEGDLYMQGERENLTMELCFGKECKASTFLDNESFDDVLMSLYEPLLKKTN, via the coding sequence TTGTTAACAATTTATCGAAGCAATAAAGCTGAATGGTTAGCAGAAATACTAGGACAAGAACTCCGGTTAAATCCTCCTGAAATAACAGAAGAAGTTAACATCATTGTAAGTACATGGCCATCAAGCAGATGGCTAAGTGAAAAACTTTCAATAATTAATAATATCAATGCATTAGTTAAATACCCCTTCCCTGGAACATATTTAAGAAGGTTAGTCAAGAGAATTATTGGTATTGATCCTAATGAAAAAGATCCATGGGAAAAGAATCATCTTGTTTGGGATATTTTAGAGTTTTTACCAGAATTAATGAAGAAAGAAGAAGCACAGATAATTAAATCCTGGCTGAAAAAAAGCGAAAAAGAAAATAAGCAAATCAATATGAATTCATGGGATCTAGCGAACAATATTGCAGAGATATTTGATGATTATATACTCTATAGACCTGAGATTATCAAGCAATGGTTAAGTAAGAAAAAAAAGAACGTAACGAGAGACATTAGTGTTAATAAAAATCTCCTTTGGCAAGAAATACTATTCAACTTATTACATGACAAGATTAATAAAGACCCCTTCTGTATTCAAGTCGAAAAGGCTATTAACGTTTTAAAGAAAGGTGATATTTCTAAACTCTCTTATCCAAAGAATCTATACATCTATGGGCTGAGCAGTATGGCACCATTGCAAATAGATTTAATTCAGGCATTCTCAAAAGTAATAAATATAAGAATTTATCTAATTTCCCCTTGTAATGATCTTTGGCAAAGATTAGAAACAAGAAGAATGCAATTTAGAAACACATGGAATACACCTCCTGACAGGCAATGGTTACTAGAATCTCCAAGACTTGAGGCCTTCCTTGGACGGATGGGTGCTGAATTTCAACAATTGCTAGAGGGAAGTGGGGAATATCAATTAGGGGAAAGAAATGAAGAAGATATTTTCTCTCTTACAGCAGATATCACTGCTAATAAAGGAAACAAACCAAATCTATTAGAACAACTACAACAAGAATTGTTATTCACAAAAAGTGGAAAAATTCTAACTAAAGAGAAATCTGACAAATCAATACTTTTCCTAAAATCTCCAGGGAAGTATCGCCAAGTGGAATTAATACGAGACCACATATTGCAGCTCTTCGCCCATAACAAGAAGCTACAACCCAGAGACATTTTAATAATGACACCACAAATTGATAGCTATGCGCCAATATTTTCCTCAGTATTTAATAATATAGATCATAATACCACTCAACTACCTTGGGTAATCACAGATAGAAGTCAAGAGGATAAAGTAGGTTTAATACATTTTGTGTTAAATCTGTTAGAGGTTTCTGCATCTCGTCTGACTGCATCAATTTTTGAAAACCTATTAAGTAATCCAGCATTACAAAAACAACAGCAAATAAGTAATGAAGAGGTGAGTGGCATAACCAAAAGTCTTCAATCCGCTGGCTTCACTTGGGGACTTGATTCCTCAGAAAGATTTGGGGAAGAAACCCACAGCCTTTGTTGGTGTTTAGAAAGATTTCTACTTGGTCTTGTTTTACCAGACGATCCAATTAATGGGATAAGAAATATCTCCCCATTTTCCGAAAACATTTCAAATACAGAGTTTATAAAAGTTTGGGGCATACTTTCAAAACTTTGCAATTATATCGATGAGCTCCGCAGTAAACGTTCATGTAAAAAATGGATAAAACTTATAACATCGCTCGTAAAGGATTTATTTGGAGATGGTGGAAAATGGGCATGGGAAGAACAACAACTACTAACTATTGTTAATAATTGGGGTCTCATAACAGATAATTGTGAACTAGAAATTGATTGTTTAGTAGTCAAAGACATTATTAGCAAAGCATTAAGTTCTTCAAATGGAAAATTTGGTCATAGGACAGGAAAAATTACGATCAGTGCCTTAGAACCGATGAGAGCAATCCCTCATCAAATCATCATCGTCATGGGACTAGAAAGTAGAACTTTTCCAAGAATAGACAATAGAAGAAGTTTTAATCTCCTAGAAAGGAAAAGAGAGCTTGGAGACCCTAACCAATATGACAAAGACCGCTATTCTTTATTAGAGGCTTTAATCTCAACTCGTCAAAATCTTTTACTTTCTTGGAATTCCAAAGATGAAAAGACAGGAGAAGATATTGAACCTCCAAGTCCTATTCAACAATGGCTGAATTACTTAAGAATCAAATTAGGAGCCAATATCTTTAAAGATATTCTTATTGAGCCACCAGCAAATCCTCTTGATCATTTCAACTTTATAAAAACCGAAAATTCACAAATCATGAGTTGTGATAGGAAGAATCTAGAAGCTAGAGAATGGATAGAAAAAGCAATACCGACTAAAAAGGTCTCACTAGGACTACCGATAAATTGGACAGAAGCAAACGGAAATAAATTAAAATCTTATTCTTTCGAAAAAATTAAAGAATGGTTACTCAATCCACAAATAACATGGTTAAAAGAGAATGAAATCCAATCAAAAGAATTTGTCAATCTTATTGAAGACAATGATTTACTCGAACTTTCTGAACTTGAAAGATATAAACTGCTTAAATATCGACTAGAAAATAGTGATCTCACAAAAGTTAATGACATAAAAAATAATAAAAATTACTGGCAAAAGACCTATTCTGGCAAAGGTGTTTTCCCCCCAAAAGGCTCTGGAATAATAGAGGAAGATCTTATTGAGGAGCGATGGAATAATTTAATATCAGCAATATATGCTACTGGTGAAATAACGAAAAAGAGTATAGAGATGCAAGAGCTAGAGGGTGATTTTTACTTTGGAGGGAAGAATTTAATACAGATTGAAGTTGGAAGTTTAAAATATAAAACTCTTATGAATGGATGGCTAAATCATTTATATTTATCTGCAAATAGTTCATTTAACTCTAAAACACTCATAATATCTAAAAAACTAGATTATAGAAAAAAAATCAACTTCACAGTGAGCAAGGAAATATTACCAATTGACGCTAAAGAAGCCTCTAAAACTCTAAGAGGAATCAATCTATTAGCAGTAGAAGGAAGAAAGAATTGTTGGCCCATACCACCAGAAAGTGGTCTGGCTTATGCCATTGCTAAAAACGAGCAGAATAAGAATGAGCAAGATTTATTTAAAAATAAATGGGAAGGCGATTTATA
- a CDS encoding pyridoxine 5'-phosphate synthase has translation MASLGVNIDHIANVREARKTFEPDPVTMALLAELGGADGITVHLREDRRHIQNRDLFLLKETVHSRLNLEMAATEEMTSIALKTKPDLVTLVPEKREEVTTEGGLDVIKHKKKLKEIIQLLSDANIPVSLFVDPIQEQLANCAEVKASWIELHTGKYAVTKNQARRLELSILKESTAKAKSYGLRVNAGHGLTYQNVEPIAAIEGIEELNIGHTIISRALSVGLSQAVKEMKSLIINPRKENFLI, from the coding sequence ATGGCAAGTCTTGGAGTAAACATTGATCACATAGCAAATGTTCGAGAAGCTCGTAAGACATTCGAACCTGATCCAGTAACAATGGCTCTTTTAGCGGAATTAGGCGGAGCTGACGGCATAACAGTTCACCTTAGGGAAGATAGAAGACACATACAAAATAGAGATCTATTTCTTTTAAAAGAGACTGTGCATTCACGCTTAAATCTGGAAATGGCTGCTACTGAGGAAATGACTTCAATAGCACTTAAGACGAAGCCAGATCTCGTTACATTAGTTCCAGAGAAAAGGGAAGAAGTCACTACAGAAGGAGGACTCGATGTAATTAAACACAAAAAAAAATTAAAAGAAATAATTCAACTTTTATCTGATGCAAATATACCAGTGAGTCTTTTTGTAGATCCAATCCAAGAGCAGTTGGCAAATTGTGCTGAAGTAAAGGCCTCTTGGATTGAACTGCACACAGGTAAATATGCAGTCACTAAAAACCAAGCAAGACGTTTGGAATTATCCATTCTTAAAGAAAGCACTGCCAAAGCAAAATCCTATGGTTTGAGAGTAAACGCAGGGCATGGACTGACATATCAAAACGTTGAACCTATTGCAGCTATTGAAGGGATTGAAGAATTAAATATTGGCCATACAATTATTTCTAGAGCCCTTTCCGTAGGCCTATCTCAAGCGGTAAAAGAAATGAAAAGCCTAATTATCAATCCAAGGAAAGAGAACTTCTTAATTTAA
- the crtH gene encoding carotenoid isomerase, protein MTQLTNKPKGSRHWDSIVIGSGLGGLVTASQLASKGAKVLVLEQYKIPGGSGGSFKRKGFTFDVGASMIFGFGDKGYTNLLTRALKDVGQECETIPDPTQLAYHLPNQLEITVDRDYKKFVTKLIDLFPHEEKGINHFYETCWDVFNCLDSMPLLSIEDPRYLMKVFFKSPLSCLGLARWLPVNAGDVARRYIKDPALLKFIDIECFCWSVMPADLTPMINAGMVFSDRHYGGINYPKGGVGIIAEKLVKGIESFNGEIRYKAKVKKIIFENGTAIGVLLDNGEEIFSKTIVSNATRWDTFGGQGINDPLVEPDRTPPAETKWENRYIPSPSFLSLHLGVSKDSIPSNTHCHHLLLDTWEEMEYEQGVTFLSIPTLLDPSLAPSDSHIVHAFTPSSMDCWEGLNNKEYLEKKKEDGNKVISKLEKLFPNLSQNILHKEIGSPRTHKRFLSRNKGSYGPIPSMRLPGLLPMPFNTTKIKGLYCVGDSCFPGQGLNAVAFSGYACAHIIGTKLGMNKWELPK, encoded by the coding sequence ATGACTCAATTAACAAATAAACCTAAAGGCTCTCGCCACTGGGATTCAATAGTTATTGGTTCAGGTCTGGGTGGATTAGTGACTGCTAGTCAACTGGCCAGCAAGGGTGCAAAAGTCCTTGTGTTGGAACAATATAAAATCCCTGGTGGAAGTGGTGGTTCATTTAAGAGGAAAGGGTTTACTTTTGATGTTGGCGCATCTATGATTTTTGGTTTTGGTGATAAGGGGTACACCAATTTACTAACTCGAGCACTCAAAGATGTTGGACAAGAATGTGAAACGATTCCAGACCCAACACAATTGGCATATCATCTACCTAATCAGTTAGAAATTACAGTTGATAGAGATTATAAAAAATTTGTTACTAAGCTAATTGATTTGTTTCCCCATGAAGAGAAAGGAATAAATCATTTCTACGAAACATGCTGGGATGTTTTTAATTGTCTAGATTCGATGCCTTTACTTTCAATAGAGGACCCAAGATATCTAATGAAAGTTTTTTTTAAATCACCTTTATCATGCCTAGGACTCGCTAGATGGTTACCAGTTAATGCAGGAGATGTTGCTAGACGATATATCAAAGACCCCGCACTCTTAAAATTTATAGATATTGAATGCTTTTGCTGGTCTGTTATGCCCGCCGACTTAACTCCTATGATAAATGCAGGAATGGTTTTTTCGGATAGACATTATGGAGGTATTAACTATCCAAAAGGAGGCGTTGGTATTATTGCAGAAAAGTTAGTAAAAGGAATTGAAAGCTTTAATGGAGAAATTAGATATAAAGCAAAAGTTAAAAAAATAATTTTTGAGAACGGAACGGCAATAGGTGTTTTACTAGATAATGGTGAAGAAATTTTTAGTAAAACAATAGTCTCTAATGCAACAAGATGGGATACTTTTGGTGGCCAAGGAATCAATGATCCACTTGTAGAACCAGATAGAACCCCACCAGCAGAGACGAAATGGGAAAATAGATATATACCTTCTCCTTCATTTTTATCTCTACATTTGGGAGTAAGTAAAGATTCTATTCCTTCGAATACACATTGCCACCATTTGCTTCTCGATACATGGGAAGAGATGGAATATGAACAAGGAGTTACTTTTCTTTCAATTCCAACTCTATTAGATCCATCATTAGCACCTTCAGATAGCCATATTGTTCATGCCTTTACTCCTTCTTCAATGGATTGTTGGGAAGGATTAAACAACAAAGAATATCTTGAGAAGAAAAAAGAAGATGGAAATAAAGTTATTTCAAAGTTAGAAAAACTATTTCCAAACCTCAGTCAAAATATTTTACACAAGGAGATAGGGAGTCCACGAACACACAAAAGGTTTCTTTCTAGAAACAAAGGAAGTTATGGTCCAATTCCTTCAATGAGATTACCTGGCCTTCTTCCTATGCCATTTAATACTACAAAGATAAAAGGACTCTATTGTGTTGGTGATTCTTGTTTCCCTGGTCAAGGGTTAAATGCTGTGGCCTTTAGCGGATATGCCTGCGCACACATAATTGGCACAAAACTGGGGATGAACAAATGGGAACTTCCAAAATAA
- the grxD gene encoding Grx4 family monothiol glutaredoxin encodes MDPNTRSKIELLIKSEPIFVFMKGNKLMPQCGFSNNVVQILNSLGMSFETFDVLSDMEIREGIKEYSNWPTIPQVYLKGEFMGGSDILISMYNSGELKEKLEIALAS; translated from the coding sequence ATGGATCCTAACACTCGTTCAAAGATTGAACTCTTAATCAAGTCAGAACCGATATTTGTTTTTATGAAAGGCAATAAGTTGATGCCACAATGTGGTTTTTCTAACAATGTTGTTCAAATTCTTAATTCATTGGGGATGAGCTTTGAAACTTTTGATGTGCTTTCAGATATGGAAATTCGGGAAGGTATAAAAGAATATTCAAATTGGCCGACAATACCTCAAGTCTATTTAAAAGGAGAATTTATGGGTGGTTCAGATATATTGATAAGCATGTATAACTCTGGGGAATTGAAAGAAAAGTTAGAAATTGCACTTGCTTCATAA
- a CDS encoding lysophospholipid acyltransferase family protein, whose translation MPFLHREKKICLGVDPFWSRLAMLVTQDFALNNFFRRRIVLGGENLPLSGSVVLAPTHRSRWDALMLTMAAGRRITYRDCRYMVTRSEMKGIQGWFLNRLGCFPIDQGRPSLTTLRYAVDLLISSQQLVVFPEGKINRFGEPVKLKKGLIRLAQLASNKGLEIKIVPVGLAYSDVIPKFYGSASICFAKPIIVSRNFNKSTNDFNIALSKSMRAAEQSALLAVGRG comes from the coding sequence TTGCCCTTTCTTCATAGAGAAAAAAAAATATGTCTCGGGGTTGATCCTTTTTGGAGTCGATTGGCGATGTTGGTAACTCAAGATTTTGCGTTGAACAATTTTTTTCGAAGAAGAATAGTTCTTGGTGGTGAGAATTTACCTTTAAGCGGTTCTGTTGTTCTTGCTCCTACTCATAGATCTAGATGGGATGCTTTGATGCTGACTATGGCAGCTGGGAGAAGAATTACATATAGAGACTGCAGATACATGGTCACCCGATCAGAGATGAAAGGGATACAAGGATGGTTCTTGAATAGGTTAGGTTGTTTCCCCATTGATCAAGGAAGACCTTCTTTAACTACTCTTAGATATGCCGTAGATTTGTTGATTTCAAGTCAGCAGTTGGTTGTATTCCCAGAAGGAAAAATAAATCGATTTGGCGAACCTGTAAAACTAAAAAAAGGGTTGATTCGCCTGGCTCAACTAGCATCTAACAAAGGTTTAGAAATTAAAATTGTTCCAGTCGGTTTGGCCTACAGCGATGTTATTCCTAAGTTTTATGGATCGGCATCAATTTGTTTTGCTAAACCAATAATCGTTTCTAGAAATTTTAATAAATCTACAAATGATTTCAATATTGCACTCTCTAAAAGTATGCGAGCTGCTGAACAATCGGCTTTGTTAGCTGTTGGTAGAGGATAA
- the trmFO gene encoding FADH(2)-oxidizing methylenetetrahydrofolate--tRNA-(uracil(54)-C(5))-methyltransferase TrmFO yields the protein MTEDSTVTVIGAGLAGSEAAWQIASAGIKVNLYEMRPKKKSPAHHSPEFAELVCSNSFGALSSDRAAGLLQEELRKLKSIVISKADQHAVPAGGALAVDRSQFSLSITNELSSHPLIRIIRDECPCLPNAQQITILATGPLTSESLAEDIKKFTGENECHFFDAASPIITGESIDFSTAFRASRYDKGDADYVNCPMNEESYLRFHSELIKAEQAELKAFEKESATFFEGCLPIEELAKRGLETMRFGPLKPIGLWDPRWGDVNNKSLRRLKRAHAVVQLRKEDKAGQLWNLVGFQTNLKWGEQKRVFRMIPGLSNAEFIRLGVMHRNTFLESPKLLEPTLQFINRKTLFAAGQLTGTEGYAAAIAGGWLAGTNAALLAKGLNTITLPSSTMIGALTNFVSNSQASLRVQNKKNFQPMPANFGLLPELDNRVHNKRERYKEYRNRALSQITKLRDTLTNKNSVYSAI from the coding sequence TTGACTGAAGATTCTACGGTAACAGTAATAGGTGCTGGTCTAGCAGGCTCAGAAGCTGCATGGCAAATAGCAAGTGCTGGAATCAAAGTAAATCTTTATGAAATGCGACCAAAGAAGAAATCTCCGGCGCATCACTCACCGGAATTCGCAGAACTCGTTTGCAGCAATAGCTTTGGAGCGCTTAGTAGTGATAGAGCCGCAGGTCTTTTACAAGAAGAGTTAAGAAAATTAAAATCTATTGTAATTTCAAAAGCTGATCAACACGCTGTTCCAGCAGGAGGAGCACTTGCAGTAGACAGAAGTCAATTCAGCCTATCAATCACAAATGAACTTTCCTCTCATCCCCTAATAAGAATCATTAGAGATGAATGTCCGTGTCTACCAAATGCTCAACAAATAACAATTTTAGCCACAGGTCCTTTAACAAGCGAATCGCTTGCTGAAGACATAAAAAAATTCACAGGAGAAAATGAATGTCATTTTTTTGATGCTGCTAGTCCAATAATTACTGGTGAAAGCATAGATTTTTCAACAGCATTTCGGGCAAGTAGATACGACAAAGGCGATGCTGATTACGTTAATTGTCCGATGAATGAAGAATCATATTTAAGATTTCACTCTGAGTTGATCAAAGCTGAACAAGCTGAATTAAAGGCTTTTGAAAAAGAATCTGCTACTTTTTTTGAAGGCTGCCTTCCTATTGAAGAGCTTGCGAAAAGAGGTCTAGAGACTATGCGTTTTGGCCCATTAAAGCCCATCGGGCTATGGGATCCTAGATGGGGAGATGTAAATAATAAAAGCCTTCGGAGACTTAAAAGAGCTCATGCAGTCGTTCAATTAAGAAAAGAAGATAAGGCAGGTCAATTATGGAATCTCGTTGGTTTTCAAACAAATTTAAAATGGGGCGAGCAAAAACGTGTGTTCAGGATGATTCCTGGCTTGTCAAATGCAGAATTTATTCGCTTGGGAGTAATGCATAGAAATACTTTTCTTGAATCTCCAAAGTTATTAGAGCCAACACTTCAGTTCATAAATAGAAAAACTTTATTTGCTGCTGGACAACTCACAGGTACAGAAGGGTATGCTGCTGCTATTGCTGGAGGTTGGTTGGCTGGAACTAACGCTGCATTGTTGGCAAAGGGACTAAATACAATTACTTTGCCATCGTCTACAATGATTGGAGCATTGACAAACTTTGTCAGCAATAGTCAAGCAAGCTTACGAGTTCAAAATAAAAAAAACTTTCAACCTATGCCAGCTAATTTTGGATTACTACCTGAACTCGATAATAGAGTTCACAACAAACGTGAACGATACAAAGAGTATAGAAATAGAGCTTTGAGTCAAATAACAAAGTTAAGAGACACTTTAACAAATAAAAACTCTGTTTACTCGGCCATTTAA
- a CDS encoding BolA family protein produces MITAKEVTLLIKQSLPDAQIDVKDLGGGDHLEVNVVSAKFSGLSLVQQHQLVYGALKNELKTETIHALALKTSIPH; encoded by the coding sequence ATGATTACAGCCAAAGAAGTTACTCTTTTAATAAAGCAATCACTTCCAGATGCTCAAATTGATGTAAAAGATTTGGGAGGAGGTGATCATCTGGAAGTAAATGTAGTATCTGCAAAATTCTCAGGTTTATCACTTGTACAACAACATCAACTTGTTTATGGTGCTTTAAAAAATGAATTGAAAACCGAAACAATTCATGCTTTGGCCTTGAAAACCTCAATCCCTCATTAA
- a CDS encoding DUF6761 family protein, whose amino-acid sequence MTSFDSPEAIKHFQSICDACQELTSRYHSPSELRIYADGYLHSLRNCKRLPSRDQEKLEALIDRWIMDPSSFIGPDGDINNLFFQKESR is encoded by the coding sequence ATGACATCTTTTGATTCTCCAGAGGCAATAAAACACTTCCAATCAATTTGCGATGCCTGTCAAGAGTTAACGAGTCGATACCACAGTCCATCTGAGCTTAGGATCTATGCAGATGGATATTTGCATTCTCTCAGGAATTGCAAGAGATTACCCTCTAGGGACCAAGAGAAATTAGAAGCATTAATTGATAGATGGATCATGGATCCTTCCAGCTTTATTGGTCCAGATGGTGATATTAATAACCTCTTTTTTCAAAAAGAATCTCGATAA